A section of the Mycobacteriales bacterium genome encodes:
- the rpsO gene encoding 30S ribosomal protein S15 codes for MALDTATKTAIMAEHATVANDTGSPEVQVALLTKRISDLTEHLKQHKHDHHTRRGLLQLVGRRRRLLKYLEKTDITRYRALIEKLGLRR; via the coding sequence GTGGCACTCGACACCGCTACCAAGACCGCGATCATGGCTGAGCACGCCACCGTGGCCAACGACACCGGTTCGCCCGAGGTGCAGGTCGCGCTGCTGACCAAGCGCATCAGCGATCTCACCGAGCACCTCAAGCAGCACAAGCACGACCACCACACCCGTCGTGGTCTGCTCCAGCTCGTCGGCCGTCGGCGCCGTCTGCTCAAGTACCTCGAGAAGACCGACATCACGCGCTACCGCGCTCTCATCGAGAAGCTCGGTCTGCGCCGCTAG
- a CDS encoding pitrilysin family protein, with the protein MSGLPPAGSTRALPGGTDGGIVRRTVLPGGLRVLTEQMPGVRSASFGIWAGVGSRDESLAEAGCSHFLEHLLFKGTRRRDAMEIAAVMDAVGGEMNAFTAKEYTCYYARVLDTDLPLAIDVVSDLVTSSLIAAADVESERGVILEEIAMHDDDPGDVVHDAFAAALWDDHPLGRPVIGTVESIEALPRDTIAGFYADRYTPDTLVVTAAGGLDHATVVRQVERAFGPLLAGDRQPAPRRRAGDAPPTHSRVLTQVRPTEQAHVVLGTRGLSHDDPRRFALSVLSTTLGGGMSSRLFQEVREKRGLAYSVYTFTSAYSDTGDFGVYAGCAPGKVDEVLELCRAELASVAEKGLTDAEVARAQGQLRGSLVLGLEDSGSRMSRLGKGELVHEELLGVDDLLARIDAVTPDDVLEVARDVLARPMALGVIGPFDSDPSGAAS; encoded by the coding sequence TTGTCGGGCCTCCCTCCGGCAGGCTCCACGCGCGCTCTGCCCGGCGGGACGGACGGCGGCATCGTCCGCCGCACCGTCCTGCCGGGCGGGCTGCGCGTCCTCACCGAGCAGATGCCGGGCGTGCGCTCGGCGTCGTTCGGCATCTGGGCCGGCGTCGGCTCGCGTGACGAGTCGCTCGCCGAGGCCGGCTGCTCGCACTTCCTCGAGCATCTGCTCTTCAAGGGCACCCGCCGTCGAGACGCGATGGAGATCGCGGCGGTGATGGACGCGGTCGGCGGCGAGATGAACGCCTTCACCGCGAAGGAGTACACCTGCTACTACGCGCGGGTCCTCGACACCGACCTGCCGCTCGCGATCGACGTGGTCAGCGACCTCGTCACGTCCTCGCTCATCGCCGCCGCCGACGTCGAGTCGGAGCGGGGCGTGATCCTCGAGGAGATCGCCATGCACGACGACGACCCCGGTGACGTCGTCCACGACGCCTTCGCCGCGGCGCTGTGGGACGACCACCCGCTGGGTCGGCCGGTCATCGGCACCGTCGAGTCGATCGAGGCGCTGCCCCGCGACACGATCGCGGGCTTCTACGCCGACCGCTACACCCCCGACACCCTGGTCGTGACCGCGGCGGGCGGCCTCGACCACGCCACCGTCGTCCGCCAGGTCGAGCGCGCTTTCGGGCCGCTGCTTGCCGGCGACCGGCAGCCGGCCCCGCGCCGCCGCGCCGGTGACGCACCGCCCACCCACAGCCGGGTGCTGACCCAGGTGCGACCGACCGAGCAGGCCCACGTCGTGCTCGGCACCCGCGGGCTGTCGCACGACGACCCGCGCCGCTTCGCGCTCTCGGTCCTGTCGACCACCCTCGGCGGCGGCATGTCGTCGCGGCTGTTCCAGGAGGTCCGGGAGAAGCGCGGGCTGGCCTACTCCGTCTACACCTTCACCTCGGCCTACTCCGACACCGGTGACTTCGGCGTCTACGCCGGGTGCGCGCCCGGCAAGGTCGACGAGGTCCTCGAGCTGTGCCGGGCCGAGCTCGCCTCGGTCGCGGAGAAGGGCCTCACCGACGCCGAGGTCGCGCGCGCGCAGGGCCAGCTGCGGGGGAGCCTCGTGCTCGGCCTCGAGGACAGCGGCTCGCGGATGAGCCGGCTCGGCAAGGGCGAGCTCGTCCACGAGGAGCTGCTCGGCGTCGACGACCTGCTCGCCCGCATCGACGCGGTCACCCCGGACGACGTCCTGGAGGTCGCCCGTGATGTGCTGGCCCGCCCGATGGCGCTCGGCGTGATCGGGCCCTTCGACTCCGACCCCTCGGGAGCTGCCTCGTGA
- a CDS encoding response regulator → MPTILVIDDDPVIRALVTDVLGIEGYDVRTAEDGFAGLRAIEAQRPDCVVLDVMMPGLDGHAVLQRIRAADGGPDLPVVMLTAAADDAQAWQAWTEGVDYFLAKPFDADELLRYLDYLFAGDAAAEVIEHIAV, encoded by the coding sequence GTGCCCACGATCCTGGTCATCGACGACGACCCCGTCATCCGCGCGCTCGTCACCGACGTGCTCGGCATCGAGGGCTACGACGTCCGCACCGCCGAGGACGGCTTCGCCGGGCTGCGCGCCATCGAGGCCCAGCGCCCCGACTGCGTCGTGCTCGACGTGATGATGCCCGGGCTCGACGGCCACGCGGTGCTGCAGCGCATCCGCGCCGCCGACGGTGGGCCGGACCTGCCGGTCGTCATGCTCACGGCTGCGGCCGACGACGCGCAGGCCTGGCAGGCCTGGACCGAGGGCGTCGACTACTTCCTCGCCAAGCCCTTCGACGCCGACGAGCTGCTGCGCTACCTCGACTACCTGTTCGCCGGTGACGCCGCGGCCGAGGTGATCGAGCACATCGCGGTGTGA
- the dapB gene encoding 4-hydroxy-tetrahydrodipicolinate reductase has protein sequence MTVRVAVLGARGRMGSEVVRAVEGAPDLSLAGAFDVGDDLDLSGADVAVDFTHPDAVMANLRACVEAGVHAVVGTTGFDDARLTELRDLVEGTGVGVLVAPNFGIAAVLMMGFAAQAARFFDSVEVVELHHPGKADAPSGTARRTAEMVAAARREAGCAPMPDATTQELAGARGADVDGVRVHAVRLAGLVAHQEVLLGGSGESLTIRHDSYDRASFMPGVLLGVRQVASRPGVTVGLEALLDL, from the coding sequence GTGACCGTGCGTGTCGCCGTGCTGGGTGCCCGCGGCCGGATGGGCTCCGAGGTGGTCCGCGCCGTCGAGGGCGCACCCGACCTCTCCCTCGCCGGCGCCTTCGACGTCGGTGACGACCTCGACCTGTCCGGCGCCGACGTCGCCGTCGACTTCACCCACCCGGACGCCGTCATGGCCAACCTGCGCGCGTGCGTCGAGGCGGGCGTGCACGCGGTCGTCGGGACCACCGGCTTCGACGACGCGCGCCTGACCGAGCTGCGCGACCTCGTCGAGGGCACCGGCGTCGGCGTCCTCGTCGCGCCGAACTTCGGGATCGCTGCCGTGCTCATGATGGGCTTCGCCGCGCAGGCCGCCCGCTTCTTCGACTCCGTCGAGGTCGTCGAGCTTCACCACCCCGGCAAGGCCGACGCCCCCAGCGGCACCGCCCGCCGCACCGCCGAGATGGTCGCCGCCGCCCGTCGGGAGGCCGGCTGCGCGCCGATGCCCGACGCGACCACGCAGGAGCTCGCTGGGGCCCGCGGCGCCGACGTCGACGGGGTGCGCGTCCACGCCGTCCGGCTCGCCGGGCTCGTCGCCCACCAGGAGGTCCTGCTCGGGGGCAGCGGCGAGAGCCTGACGATCCGTCACGACTCCTACGACCGGGCGTCGTTCATGCCCGGCGTCCTGCTCGGCGTCCGCCAGGTCGCGTCCCGGCCCGGGGTGACGGTCGGGCTCGAGGCCCTGCTCGACCTGTGA
- the truB gene encoding tRNA pseudouridine(55) synthase TruB: MTAPDGLLVVDKPSGWTSHDVVGRTRRLAQTRKVGHAGTLDPMATGVLVLGIGRATRLLGHLALSDKDYTATIRLGQTTVTDDAEGDVVEECDATAVTDEAVSAAVAALTGTIEQVPSSVSAVKVDGVRSYARVRSGEDVVLKARTVTVSRFEVLERRGSDLDVAVTVSSGTYVRALARDLGTALGVGGHLTALRRTRVGPFGLDRAQTLEQAAEGLDVVLLDDAVAASFPRRDLDIDEAVALSYGKKLAATGAPGTVGAFDPEGRCVALVEDRDDAARAVVVFRPAGTDDPH, translated from the coding sequence GTGACCGCGCCCGACGGGCTGCTCGTGGTCGACAAGCCGTCGGGCTGGACCAGCCACGACGTGGTCGGCCGGACGCGGCGGCTCGCGCAGACCCGCAAGGTCGGCCACGCCGGCACGCTCGATCCGATGGCGACCGGCGTGCTGGTGCTCGGCATCGGCCGGGCGACCCGGCTGCTCGGCCACCTCGCGCTGTCGGACAAGGACTACACCGCGACGATCCGGCTCGGGCAGACCACCGTCACCGACGACGCCGAGGGCGACGTCGTGGAGGAGTGCGACGCGACTGCGGTGACCGACGAGGCCGTCAGCGCCGCTGTCGCGGCCCTGACCGGCACGATCGAGCAGGTGCCGTCGTCGGTGTCGGCCGTGAAGGTCGACGGGGTGCGGTCCTACGCGCGGGTGCGCTCCGGTGAGGACGTCGTGCTGAAGGCCCGGACGGTGACGGTGTCGCGCTTCGAGGTCCTCGAGCGCCGGGGGAGCGACCTCGACGTCGCGGTCACGGTCAGCAGCGGCACCTACGTCCGGGCGCTCGCCCGCGACCTCGGCACCGCGCTCGGGGTCGGCGGCCACCTCACGGCGCTGCGACGGACCCGCGTCGGGCCGTTCGGACTCGACCGCGCGCAGACCCTCGAGCAGGCGGCCGAGGGGCTCGACGTCGTGCTGCTCGACGACGCCGTCGCAGCCTCCTTCCCGCGCCGCGACCTCGACATCGACGAGGCGGTCGCCCTGTCCTACGGCAAGAAGCTCGCCGCGACCGGGGCGCCGGGCACGGTCGGCGCCTTCGACCCCGAGGGCCGCTGCGTCGCCCTCGTCGAGGACCGCGACGACGCCGCCCGCGCCGTCGTCGTCTTCCGCCCAGCCGGGACAGACGACCCTCACTAG
- a CDS encoding bifunctional riboflavin kinase/FAD synthetase, which yields MQRWRGVEQVPGSWGRCVVTIGVFDGVHFGHQRIIAKAVARARELGVPAVVMTFDPHPSEVIRPGTHPAVLTSQRYRADLVEACGADVVLVVPFTAAFAAQSPAEFVHEVLVERLHAKCVVVGRNFRYGHKVAGDIDSLTADGRRFGFTVEAVELEGDGDTTWSSTYVRACVAAGDIASANAALGREHRIEGVVVRGDQRGREIGYPTANLEPAAFAAVPADGIYAGRLVRRDGTVHVAAISIGTNPTFAGTERRVEAYVLDFDGDLYGEHVGLSFTARLRDTVRYDTLQPLLDQMAVDVARTREIVHPSV from the coding sequence GTGCAGAGGTGGCGAGGTGTCGAGCAGGTCCCCGGCAGCTGGGGGCGGTGCGTGGTGACGATCGGCGTCTTCGACGGCGTGCACTTCGGCCACCAGCGGATCATCGCGAAGGCGGTCGCGCGCGCCCGCGAGCTCGGCGTACCTGCTGTGGTCATGACCTTCGACCCGCACCCGAGCGAGGTCATCCGCCCGGGCACCCACCCGGCGGTGCTGACCAGCCAGCGCTACCGCGCCGACCTCGTCGAGGCGTGCGGCGCCGACGTCGTGCTCGTCGTGCCCTTCACCGCGGCCTTCGCGGCGCAGTCGCCGGCGGAGTTCGTCCACGAGGTGCTCGTGGAGCGCCTGCACGCCAAGTGCGTCGTGGTCGGCCGCAACTTCCGCTACGGCCATAAGGTGGCCGGTGACATCGACTCGCTGACGGCCGACGGTCGGCGCTTCGGCTTCACCGTCGAGGCGGTGGAGCTCGAGGGCGACGGCGACACGACGTGGAGCTCGACCTACGTCCGGGCCTGCGTCGCTGCGGGTGACATCGCCTCGGCCAACGCCGCGCTCGGGCGCGAGCACCGCATCGAGGGCGTCGTCGTGCGCGGCGACCAGCGCGGCCGCGAGATCGGCTACCCGACCGCCAACCTCGAGCCGGCGGCCTTCGCCGCCGTCCCCGCGGACGGGATCTACGCCGGTCGGCTCGTCCGGCGCGACGGCACCGTCCACGTCGCCGCCATCTCCATCGGGACCAACCCGACCTTCGCCGGCACCGAGCGGCGGGTGGAGGCCTACGTCCTCGACTTCGACGGCGACCTCTACGGCGAGCACGTCGGCCTGTCGTTCACCGCGCGGCTGCGCGACACGGTCCGCTACGACACCCTGCAGCCGCTGCTCGACCAGATGGCGGTCGACGTGGCGCGGACCCGGGAGATCGTTCACCCGTCTGTGTGA
- a CDS encoding polyribonucleotide nucleotidyltransferase, which translates to MYGSEFTEAVISNPGGATRTLRFETGRLAKQAAGSVTIYQGDTLVLSAATASKRPKENLDFFPLTIDVEERMYAAGKIPGSFFRREGRPSEDAILTCRLTDRPLRPSFKKGLRNEVQVVSTVLSLDPDHLYDVLAINSAACSVLLSGLPFTGPVGATRVACVNGEWIAFPTHSELKDATFDMVVAGRMLDDGDVAIMMVEAEATPDVFEVINGGGTAPTEAVVAAGLEAAKPAIAAVCKAQLELKAKAPNEPLEFPVFLDYEDDALQAVTDAAEAKLSEIMSIVGKQERESATDALRDETVAALSEKFEGRGGELKAAFRSLNKALVRRRVVKDKVRIDGRGLEDIRQLAAEVEVLPRVHGSALFERGETQIMGVTTLNMARMEQMVDTLNPDNRKRYMHHYNFPPYSTGETGRVGSPKRREIGHGALAERALLPVLPSKADFPYAIRQVSEALSSNGSTSMGSVCASTMSLLNAGVPLKAPVAGIAMGLIYEGGEYATLTDILGAEDAFGDMDFKVAGTPQFVTALQLDTKLDGIPSSVLAAALQQARTARLAILEVMNEAIDEPDEMSPYAPRVLTVKIPVDKIGEVIGPKGKMINTIQADTGADITVEDDGTIYIGATSGSAAEAALAVINMIANPTMPKVGERFLGTVVKTAAFGAFVSLLPGKDGLVHISKLGNGKRVGKVEDVVNVGDKLQVEITEIDQRGKISLTPVDNSDAPAAAEAPADASAE; encoded by the coding sequence ATCTACGGCAGCGAGTTCACCGAGGCCGTCATCAGCAACCCGGGCGGCGCGACGCGCACGCTTCGCTTCGAGACCGGCCGCCTGGCCAAGCAGGCCGCCGGCTCGGTCACGATCTACCAGGGCGACACCCTCGTCCTGTCCGCGGCGACCGCGTCCAAGCGGCCCAAGGAGAACCTCGACTTCTTCCCCTTGACGATCGACGTCGAGGAGCGGATGTACGCCGCGGGCAAGATCCCCGGCTCGTTCTTCCGGCGTGAGGGCCGTCCCTCCGAGGACGCCATCCTCACCTGCCGCCTGACCGACCGGCCGCTGCGCCCGTCGTTCAAGAAGGGCCTGCGCAACGAGGTCCAGGTCGTCTCCACGGTGCTGTCCCTGGACCCCGACCACCTCTACGACGTGCTCGCCATCAACTCGGCCGCCTGCTCGGTGCTGCTGTCCGGCCTGCCCTTCACCGGCCCGGTCGGCGCCACCCGCGTCGCGTGCGTCAACGGTGAGTGGATCGCCTTCCCGACGCACTCCGAGCTCAAGGACGCGACCTTCGACATGGTCGTCGCGGGCCGCATGCTCGACGACGGCGACGTCGCGATCATGATGGTCGAGGCGGAGGCCACCCCCGACGTCTTCGAGGTCATCAACGGCGGTGGCACGGCCCCGACCGAGGCCGTCGTCGCCGCCGGCCTCGAGGCCGCCAAGCCCGCGATCGCTGCGGTCTGCAAGGCGCAGCTCGAGCTCAAGGCGAAGGCGCCCAACGAGCCTCTCGAGTTCCCCGTCTTCCTCGACTACGAAGACGACGCGCTGCAGGCCGTCACCGACGCCGCCGAGGCCAAGCTCAGCGAGATCATGTCGATCGTCGGCAAGCAGGAGCGCGAGAGCGCCACCGACGCGCTCCGCGACGAGACGGTCGCCGCCCTCTCCGAGAAGTTCGAGGGTCGCGGGGGCGAGCTCAAGGCCGCCTTCCGCTCGCTCAACAAGGCGCTGGTGCGCCGCCGGGTCGTCAAGGACAAGGTCCGCATCGACGGCCGTGGCCTCGAGGACATCCGTCAGCTCGCGGCCGAGGTCGAGGTCCTGCCCCGCGTCCACGGCTCGGCGCTGTTCGAGCGCGGCGAGACCCAGATCATGGGTGTCACCACGCTCAACATGGCCCGCATGGAGCAGATGGTCGACACGCTCAACCCGGACAACCGCAAGCGCTACATGCACCACTACAACTTCCCGCCGTACTCCACCGGCGAGACCGGCCGCGTGGGCTCGCCCAAGCGCCGCGAGATCGGCCACGGCGCGCTCGCCGAGCGCGCCCTGCTGCCGGTGCTGCCGAGCAAGGCCGACTTCCCCTACGCGATCCGTCAGGTCTCCGAGGCGCTGTCGTCCAACGGCTCGACCTCGATGGGCTCGGTCTGCGCGTCCACGATGTCGCTGCTCAACGCCGGTGTGCCCCTCAAGGCCCCCGTCGCCGGCATCGCGATGGGCCTCATCTACGAGGGCGGCGAGTACGCCACCCTGACCGACATCCTCGGCGCCGAGGACGCGTTCGGCGACATGGACTTCAAGGTCGCCGGCACCCCGCAGTTCGTCACCGCGCTGCAGCTCGACACCAAGCTCGACGGCATCCCGTCGTCGGTCCTGGCCGCCGCCCTGCAGCAGGCCCGCACCGCCCGCCTCGCGATCCTCGAGGTCATGAACGAGGCGATCGACGAGCCCGACGAGATGTCGCCCTACGCCCCGCGCGTGCTCACCGTGAAGATCCCCGTCGACAAGATCGGTGAGGTCATCGGCCCGAAGGGCAAGATGATCAACACCATCCAGGCCGACACGGGCGCCGACATCACCGTCGAGGACGACGGCACGATCTACATCGGCGCGACGAGCGGCTCGGCGGCCGAGGCCGCCCTCGCGGTCATCAACATGATCGCCAACCCGACGATGCCCAAGGTCGGCGAGCGCTTCCTCGGCACGGTCGTCAAGACCGCCGCCTTCGGCGCCTTCGTCAGCCTGCTCCCCGGCAAGGACGGCCTCGTCCACATCTCCAAGCTGGGCAACGGCAAGCGCGTCGGCAAGGTCGAGGACGTCGTCAACGTCGGCGACAAGCTGCAGGTCGAGATCACCGAGATCGACCAGCGCGGCAAGATCAGCCTCACGCCGGTCGACAACTCCGACGCCCCGGCTGCTGCCGAGGCGCCGGCCGACGCGTCCGCCGAGTAG